GTTCCGCCTACTACGGGACTTCGACCGACCTGCCCGTCACCAACCCCTGAGGGGGGAAGCAGAGAGCATGGAGAGAAACCCCTCCGCCACGGACCCTTTAGGGTTCAGGGTTCGGAGGGGGGCATGGAGCATGGGGCATTTTCAGCCCCTGAACCCCGAACCCTGAACCCTGAACCCTGAACCCTGAACCCTGAACCCTTTCCTTCCCCTATCTGTGCAATCCGTGGTTCCCTTTTCCCGGTACAGTACCCGTTTCCGGAAGGTCAGATGACCAGGCCGGTCATGACGTCGCCGAAGGGGACGGCGATCTCTTTTTTCTTCCCTCCCCAGTCGATTTCGACGAAGACGCGGCCGATTTTCGCGTCCACGCTCTTGACCGTGCCGTTGACGAAGGAACCGACGTAGGGGACCTGCACCCGGTCGCCCGCGGCGACGGCGGGAACGATGGGGACGGGGCGGCAGGAGGCCTTAGGGTAGACCGCCATCTTCCCGGCGAAGCCGACGGTCAGGACCTGGTCCCCGGCGACGGCGACCACGGTCGCCTTCAGCCAGCGGGTTCCGGCGAGCACGGCCACGGTCGTTCCCGGTTGCCAGTCGGCCGTGAGTCTGGCGAAGGTGTCCGGCTTGATCTGTTCCTCCATCTGGCCGATGGGTACGCCCCGGGAGTTCTTGGCCGGGTTGTCGTACTCGATGTCGAGATAGCGGACGACCGGGGCGGCCGGGTCGGCGGCGTCGGTGACGTAGGCCCGTTTCATCCCCGAGCCGGACTGCCACCAGGTGAGGAGGACGTCCCCCGCCGCCGCCCGCTGACCGGGGGCGATGGGTACGATCATGTAGTTGGGAATGTTCTTGATCCCGTCGAAGGTGAAGGCCACGTCGGAACGGGTTTCCCCGGGCGCGTTCATCTTGGCGTTGTAGAAGATGAAGGTCACCTTTTCCGGTCCCTTCTCGGTGGCGGTCTTCTGCCAGGTTACCGAGGGCGTGAGCACGTGCTCGCCGGGAGCGGACGCGATCGTCGTGGCGGGGAACGACGGAAAGGGTTCGAGCGGCTGTCCGTCCGGCGCGGGCGTCGCCGCCAACGCGCAGGCTTCCGTCAGCATGATGCCCAGCATTGCCATGTTCATGTTCTCTTCTCCTCCTGGTTCCGGTTTTTCTTTTTTTCGATCCAGATCTGCGCGGCCGCGCCCGCGGCCAGCGACAGCGCCGCCAGGACCCGCAGGGCCGTTATCATGCCCTGGCGCGATGTTTCGCGGACGGCCTCCGCGGCCAGCGCCCGGTCCGCCCTCGTAAAGAGCGCCGCGACCGCCGATTCGCCCCGGCTTCCGACCACGGCGTCGTGCAGGACCTTGACCGTCCGCGGATCGGCAAAGACGGGGTGGGCCGCGTCCCATCGTCCCAGGAACGCCAAGGTGGCTCCGACGAAAACCGTCGAGATGACCGCGCTCCCGATGGCGCCTCCCAGCCAGCGGATCATCAGCGCCTTGCCCGATCCGATGCCCGCCTGCTCGGGCGGAATGAATTCGAGGGCGGCCGGGATCGAGCTGGCGTTGACCAGACCGAAGCCGAGTCCGACGAGCGCGAAGAAAAACGCCAGGAAAGCCCAGCCGGGGAGAACGGGCATGCCGCTGAGGCCCAGGAACCCCGCCAGCCCGCAGGCGAACCCGGCGACGATCAGGGGTTTGGCCCCGCGGAACTTGATGGCCTTGCCCGCGGCCATGGAAGCGGCGGCCATCGTCAGGCCCATGGGCGCGAAGCAGAGCCCGGCCTTCCCCGGGCTGAAACCCATGACCTTCTGCAGGTAGATCCCGAAAATCAGGATCGAGGCCATGAAGGTGAAATAGGCGATAAAGCCGGCGACATTGGCGGCCAGAAAGTTCCTGACCCTGAACAGGGCCATCACGATCAGCGGTTGGTCGCGCCGGGCCTCGACTTGGAGAAGGGCCGCCAGGAGGATCGCCGCGCCGAGAAAACTCCCCAGCGTCTTCGGGCTTTGCCAACCCCAGGCATGACCTTGAGTCAAGCCCATGGTCAGAAGCAGCAGCGCCGCGGTCAGCAGCAGCACTCCCGGGACGTCCAGTTTCTGGCCCGCGCGGCCGCCCTGGGAGGGGAGGTGGATAACGGTAAGGGCGATACAGGCCAGACCGATCGGCGGGTTGATCAGGAAAACGGACCGCCATCCGAAAACATGGACCAGGCCGCCGCCCACGATCGGGCCGAGCACGAGGCCGAGACCGGCCATGCCCACGAGCCGGCTGATCCAATCGGCGCGCGCCTCGCCCTCGTAGAGGCTCATCAGGATCGCGATGCCGGTCGTGGCCATGACGCCGCCGCTGGCTCCCTGGATAAAACGGCAGATAACGATGAACCGGGCGGAACCGCTGACCGCGATGGCCAGCGAACTGCAGATGAACAGGATCAGTCCCGCGATGATGGTCTTTTTCCGGCCGAAGATGTCGGATAACCGTCCCGCGGTCACCAGCAGGCAGGCGTTCCCCAGGGCGAAGGCGGTCAGGAACCACTGCACGGTGGAAATCCCGACCCGGAGATCCCGGGCCATCGGTTGGATGGCGACGGCGATCGCCAGCATGTCGATGCCGATCATCGTCGGCGCCGTGGCCACGCCCAGGAACAGCAGCCACGGGTGCTTGACCGCGCCTCGGTCGGCCTCGTTCCTTGATGCCCCCGTGTCCGTCTTCAACGCTCAATTCCCTGGTGGGCGTTTTGGAAGCAAACCCCTCGTCGACTCGAACTATAGCAGAGCGTAGGAGGGGGTGCCATAACCCCGGCATCAGGTCGAAGGAGACTAACCTCTTCCGTCATCGTACCCGGAAACAAGACCGACTGATACGAACGTGTCGAAGATCCTGCAAAGATGAACCGACACCCCCTCTCCCAGGCATTGAGAAAGGGGCGGCCCGTTCCTTGGGAACCTCTCTTTCCCGGGGGGGGTATTGACGTTTATCGTCGGCGTTATTCCCCGCCGCGAATCCGGCGGAACCCGGGTCTCCTCCGAACCGGCTCGGGCTTGACCGGATTCCGACGCGGGAGAGAGGGGGCCGGAACGGCCGCCTCTCCCGGGCGTCGGTTGCTGCTCGATCCCCGCTTTCCGCTATTTCACGCCCACCGAGACCGAGATCAGACCCGACTCGCCGGTAAAATCCTCCCGGGCCTTGCCGATCACGGAGGCGTACTGGGAGAAGTTTTCCGGCATCCCCTTCATCGCCACCCCCGGGATCGAACTGGGGACGAGCAGATCGCCGCTTCTTATGGCTCCCCCCTCGTTGTTCACCTTCACCTGGACGTCACCCTGGTAGGCCACGGGAACGAGCCCGAAGTCGTCCACCTTTTTGCCTTCCTGGGTGATGGCACGCTTAAGTTCCTTGGGGATGGAGATGAACCCTTCTTCCGGGCAGATGACGCCGATCACCGCCACGTCGAACGCCCCGCCGGTTTTCACCGCCAGCTTGTCGACCACGGCGACGACATCGCCGACGTTGTAGTCCTCCGTCCGGCACCCTTCCGGGATGAAGTGCATGGAGATATAGGGGGAAAACGTCGTCCAGCTGTCGTTGGCCCCGGCGGCTCCCTGGGCGGCGAACCAGAAGGCCAGGGTCCCGTCGGCGTTGTAGAACGTCGCGATGTCGTTGAACGGTTCGCTCCCGTTGTGCCCGGCCCGGAGGACCAGCCCCACGTCGTTGTTGCTGCCGACAACGTGGAGCATGGCGCCCGGGCTCGACGTGCCGATGCCGACCCTGCCGTTATCCTGTATCCGCATCTTTTCGTCGTCGTCGATGTAGACTTTGACGTTGTTGCTTTCGTAACTGTGAATCCTGAAGTCTTCGGTGGCGTCGAGCCCGACCAGGACGCCGTCGAGGTGCCCGGACCCCGTGCTCTGGTTGGTAAAGGTGGCGTAGGAATAGCTGGACGAGTTCTGGTGGAGGTGCAGTTTGTACTGCGGGTTTCCGGTCCCGATCCCCACGCCGCCCGAGTCGTAGTAAATCCCGGTTCCGTTCCGGAGCCAGGGGCCGCTTCCTCCGCCGAGGGGGAGGTCGCTGGACGAACCGTAGTAAACCCGGGTCAGATTCCGCGCCGCCCAGAGCCCGCTGCTGGAGCGGAACACGGCGATATCGTCCCGGTGGTCGCCGTTGTAGTCGCCGGGGGCGGGGGCATCGCCCGCAGTCCCGAAGTAGACCCGGGTGTAGTTCCGTATCGCCCACAGGCCGTTTTCAGGCCGGAAAACACTGACGTCGTCGGTCCCGTCCCCGTTGAAATCGGCCGCCGCCGCCGCCAGGCTCAGAAACAGTCCCGGTACCGCCATCGAAAGAACCGCCCATCCCTTCATCCGCGCACCTCCCTTGGTTATAGTTTAAGTGAGATATCGATCGAAAAAAGTACGGTCGGGAAACGCCGGCCCCCCGCCCGCATTTCCATTCCCTCTTCGAGCAAGCCCGTTCCCGCGCATTTTCCCCGCGGGATGCAATAACCTGCCTCATAAGGATTTTACACCGGAAGCAGGTTTCGGTCAGATATTTTTAATGAAACCGAGGGAGCACCCGTGGGGAGCCCCCGGCGGATTCCGGCGATCCGATTGCTCCGTTTCCGCTTCGGGGCGGTAATTCGGGCTTTGTTTCCTCCGGCCCATAACCTATGCTTTGTACCCGAAGGCGGTTTGCCGCCGATGATCCTTGGGCCGAACTCGAACCGGGAGGAAACGATGGAAGCGTCGAACCGGGTCATCAGACACCGGAATATCGTCCTGATCTATATTTTGGGATTCGTCACCTTCGGGATCTATTTCATTTACTGGGTGGTCTCCACCAAGGGGGACATCAACAGCCTGGGGGCAAAAATCCCCACCGCCTGGCTGCTGATCATCCCCATCGCCAACATCTACTGGGCCTATAAGTACTGCGAGGGCTTTTCCGAACAGGTCAAAAAAGACGACAACACCATCCTCTGGTTTTTTCTCTATCTCTTCGTCGGAATCATCATGCCCGCCATCGTTCAGTCGGAGTTGAACAAGATCGCCGCGCCCGCGGCGTAAGGCCGGCTTCGTCCCCTCCGTGCCTCCCTCGTTCCGGCGCCCGCTCAAGCCGCCGCCAGCGGCCCGTGAAGGGGCCAGTACCGGTATCTTTACCGCGGCCGTCGGCATCTCGCGTCACCTGCGCGGCCAACTTTTCCCCGCGAGCCTTGTCGCAGGCTGCAACCACCCCGGCGCGATTCGCTGCATGTTCGCTGATCGTCCGCAATAGGGCCCTTCAGGGGGGTGTCCTTACTGCATTGCCGGGCAGAAAGTTGCATTGCCGGGCCTCCTTTCCACCCGATCCTGGCACACCGCTTGCTCTATCAAGGAGAGTCATGACCCCGTTATTCGAGAAAAGGAGATGAGGATGAAATTCGGATTCATGCCGCTTTCAATCGTGTGCGGGCTGGTACTGTATCCGGGCACCGGTTTCGAAGCGTCCGCCGCCTCGGCGTCCTCGGCCGCAGCCGCTTCCGGCGCTTCGTCCGCCGCCCCACGCGACGACGAACTCGTCCAGGACATGTCCCTGCCCCGCATCACCTCCGTTGTCTGCGAGGACCCGGCCGGCGACGTCAACGACACCGTCATGCCGGGCGTCACGATCAACATTTTCGGAACCAACCTGGTCTCGGGAGGAGCGGCGCGCGGCGTCCGCCTGTATAACGGCGACGACCACGGCCGCTATCAGCAAGCCCGGTCTCTCGGGTACACCGCCGCCGGCACCCGGATCGGGGTCGAGTTCGGTTCCTGGGTTCTTACGGCGCTGATGGAGCGGCAGCCGTTCTACCTGGCCGTCGACGGCCCGTTCGGTTACACTTCCTTCTACCGGGTGGCCTACGACGACGGTCGCGGGGAGATAAACCCGGTCCTCGTCCCGCCGGTCGTTACCGATGTCTTTTATGCTTCGGGGGGGGGCGTTCGCCACGGCGCCGTTATGCCCCTGGAGGCCGTCACCGTCACTTTGAGCGATGTATCTCCGGTCGACGGAACTCCCAAAGTGGAAATGCGCTGGAACGAAGGGACCGACTCCTTCGATTACGAAATCGGGACGGTCATCTCCAGCACCGCCGGCGAAATTAGGGCGATGTTTTCCCTGGTCGAAGACGGGTACTTCATTTCCAGTCACGAAGACCTCGCCCTCTATGTCTACGACCAGCAGACCGGCCGGTGGTCCGCCGGTTATCCGGTCTCCCTGGATCAGCGCGATTATGTGTATGAATGCTGCCAGCTGCCGGATGCCCCCGTCTGGAACGTCAGCGGCGGCATCGATTACACCGATCCCCTCGATATCTCCGAACCGGAGGCCCTGATCGTAACCCGGACCGGTTCCGCCGATTACTACCGGAAGCTCGGCCGTCTGCACACCGTGACCGGCCTCGATACCGAGGTGGTGTTCGGGGACGATATCTGCTCCCATTTTTCCGCCGCCGATACCGCCGGCCTCGCCCAGGATATCAAGGAGTACCTGGCCCGGCGCTACCGGGATTCCGGGGGAACGACCCGCTTAGTCCTCCTGGGAGGCGAGGCCTCCAAGAACGACGACAACGCCGGCTCCTTCGTTCCCGCCTTCCAGGTCTACGACCGCAACGAGATCGACCTGAAATCGGGCGCCGACGACGATGAAACCGGCGTCGTCACCGACAGCTTTTACAGCGACTTTTTCTACTCCGACCTCGGCGAATGGGACAGCAACGGCAACGGCGTCCATAACGACAATCTGCGCGATGCCCCCACCGACTACGACGCCACCCTCTCCGTCTCCCGCCTCCCGTTCCCCCTCGACACCTCCCGCTCCCGGATCGAACTCTGGCATTACATCGAGAAAGTCGTCAGCCATATGACCGACTTCGATCAGAACCGGGTCAACGACGTTCTCTTTCTTTCCAACGTCGCCGCGGAGGTGGCGGTCCTGGGCGCGATCGACTCCGCCTGGTGGCTCGACAACTACACCGAGGACAACCTCCCCGGGGGGGTGTCCGTGTACAAGCTTTACCAGACACGGGACACCGCCGACGCCGCCCTCACCCTCGCCCGGGAGAAGGAGCGCCTCGAGGACAACTACAACCTCGTCGTCCACATGGGACACGGCAATATCAAGTTTCTGACCGCCGACGACTCCGGCAGTTCCACCTACGATTTCACCGACGAAATGGCCTACGAGTTGGAGAACTCCGCGCCCTACCCGATCATGATCACCGGGGCCTGCCGGGCGGGGCGGCTCAACTCCGGCGAAGACTGCGCCGGTTCCGCCCTCATCCGGTCGCTCACCGGGGGCGCGGTCGCCTATCTCGGCAACAGTTCCTACGGGATGAGCGTCTACGGCGGCTGTCAGCTCATCGACGAGATTCTCGCTGCGCTGGCTGCCCGGCACTTCCTCGCCGCCGACAACCCCTATCTGGGAGACCTGCGCCTGAGCGACGCACTGAGGAGCGGAATCAACGCACTGATGGATCTCGACGATCCCTGGTGGCTCTCGGCGGGCAAGTTCGTGGACGGGCAGGAATATACAGCCAAGTCGGCCGACATCCTCGGCGACGGCCTGATCCCGGTCTATACCCGCCGCCGTGACGACGCGCCCCGGCTCCAGGTGATCAAGAACCGCTATACGGTTTCCGGGGGAAGCGTCGTTGCCGACTTCGAGATCTCCCTTTCCTCCGACTATCCCGACGGTGTCGTCACCATCCAGACCGACAGCGGGACCTATTACCGGCAGGCCACCGGCGGGTCCGGCGCCTGCGAAATCATCGTCCCCGAGGATCCGGCGCGGATCGCGATCGGCT
This genomic window from bacterium contains:
- a CDS encoding MFS transporter, encoding MKTDTGASRNEADRGAVKHPWLLFLGVATAPTMIGIDMLAIAVAIQPMARDLRVGISTVQWFLTAFALGNACLLVTAGRLSDIFGRKKTIIAGLILFICSSLAIAVSGSARFIVICRFIQGASGGVMATTGIAILMSLYEGEARADWISRLVGMAGLGLVLGPIVGGGLVHVFGWRSVFLINPPIGLACIALTVIHLPSQGGRAGQKLDVPGVLLLTAALLLLTMGLTQGHAWGWQSPKTLGSFLGAAILLAALLQVEARRDQPLIVMALFRVRNFLAANVAGFIAYFTFMASILIFGIYLQKVMGFSPGKAGLCFAPMGLTMAAASMAAGKAIKFRGAKPLIVAGFACGLAGFLGLSGMPVLPGWAFLAFFFALVGLGFGLVNASSIPAALEFIPPEQAGIGSGKALMIRWLGGAIGSAVISTVFVGATLAFLGRWDAAHPVFADPRTVKVLHDAVVGSRGESAVAALFTRADRALAAEAVRETSRQGMITALRVLAALSLAAGAAAQIWIEKKKNRNQEEKRT
- a CDS encoding VCBS repeat-containing protein, which translates into the protein MKGWAVLSMAVPGLFLSLAAAAADFNGDGTDDVSVFRPENGLWAIRNYTRVYFGTAGDAPAPGDYNGDHRDDIAVFRSSSGLWAARNLTRVYYGSSSDLPLGGGSGPWLRNGTGIYYDSGGVGIGTGNPQYKLHLHQNSSSYSYATFTNQSTGSGHLDGVLVGLDATEDFRIHSYESNNVKVYIDDDEKMRIQDNGRVGIGTSSPGAMLHVVGSNNDVGLVLRAGHNGSEPFNDIATFYNADGTLAFWFAAQGAAGANDSWTTFSPYISMHFIPEGCRTEDYNVGDVVAVVDKLAVKTGGAFDVAVIGVICPEEGFISIPKELKRAITQEGKKVDDFGLVPVAYQGDVQVKVNNEGGAIRSGDLLVPSSIPGVAMKGMPENFSQYASVIGKAREDFTGESGLISVSVGVK
- a CDS encoding DUF4234 domain-containing protein yields the protein MEASNRVIRHRNIVLIYILGFVTFGIYFIYWVVSTKGDINSLGAKIPTAWLLIIPIANIYWAYKYCEGFSEQVKKDDNTILWFFLYLFVGIIMPAIVQSELNKIAAPAA
- a CDS encoding C25 family cysteine peptidase — protein: MKFGFMPLSIVCGLVLYPGTGFEASAASASSAAAASGASSAAPRDDELVQDMSLPRITSVVCEDPAGDVNDTVMPGVTINIFGTNLVSGGAARGVRLYNGDDHGRYQQARSLGYTAAGTRIGVEFGSWVLTALMERQPFYLAVDGPFGYTSFYRVAYDDGRGEINPVLVPPVVTDVFYASGGGVRHGAVMPLEAVTVTLSDVSPVDGTPKVEMRWNEGTDSFDYEIGTVISSTAGEIRAMFSLVEDGYFISSHEDLALYVYDQQTGRWSAGYPVSLDQRDYVYECCQLPDAPVWNVSGGIDYTDPLDISEPEALIVTRTGSADYYRKLGRLHTVTGLDTEVVFGDDICSHFSAADTAGLAQDIKEYLARRYRDSGGTTRLVLLGGEASKNDDNAGSFVPAFQVYDRNEIDLKSGADDDETGVVTDSFYSDFFYSDLGEWDSNGNGVHNDNLRDAPTDYDATLSVSRLPFPLDTSRSRIELWHYIEKVVSHMTDFDQNRVNDVLFLSNVAAEVAVLGAIDSAWWLDNYTEDNLPGGVSVYKLYQTRDTADAALTLAREKERLEDNYNLVVHMGHGNIKFLTADDSGSSTYDFTDEMAYELENSAPYPIMITGACRAGRLNSGEDCAGSALIRSLTGGAVAYLGNSSYGMSVYGGCQLIDEILAALAARHFLAADNPYLGDLRLSDALRSGINALMDLDDPWWLSAGKFVDGQEYTAKSADILGDGLIPVYTRRRDDAPRLQVIKNRYTVSGGSVVADFEISLSSDYPDGVVTIQTDSGTYYRQATGGSGACEIIVPEDPARIAIGYSSVYCLSAYREYYYHTLDPTASEAAGVDGELNLDPSFPGGSGGPTAVPTWRGPSPDCLDPIDTVDYSALLADRIDPALR